In one Leptospiraceae bacterium genomic region, the following are encoded:
- a CDS encoding DUF2452 domain-containing protein produces MKENENTNRHNKKEPVVENKHSLPYPTRTLDPPIRLVDRAREIESADMVIQTSVNSRLELIAKQIRNLQDEAKQILEQAELDLELHRVKCNFEKKVGQAIHLYVKDNGDKYFSLLSKEEWGKPPHIYLGTYMLNADRSFKKIGGT; encoded by the coding sequence ATGAAGGAAAACGAAAATACAAATCGCCACAACAAAAAAGAACCCGTAGTAGAAAACAAGCACAGCCTTCCTTATCCTACTCGCACCCTCGATCCACCTATACGGCTTGTAGACAGAGCCAGAGAAATTGAGAGTGCAGATATGGTGATTCAGACCAGTGTAAATTCAAGACTGGAATTAATAGCAAAACAAATTCGAAATCTACAGGACGAAGCTAAGCAAATCTTAGAACAGGCAGAATTGGACTTAGAACTTCATCGAGTAAAATGCAATTTTGAAAAGAAAGTGGGTCAGGCCATTCACCTGTATGTAAAAGACAATGGAGATAAATACTTTTCCTTACTTTCAAAAGAAGAATGGGGAAAACCTCCTCACATTTATCTTGGAACCTATATGTTAAATGCCGATAGAAGCTTTAAAAAAATAGGCGGGACTTAA
- a CDS encoding alpha/beta fold hydrolase has product MDKKNLLLSETKFLPEEEEIYLNSPRQDTINFIKALWHAFTNLLARVQSVDGKYYYTYTLFELFSGRNLQIVSLVNRRAMLRMAKGNTPGYLKQVLDTAQKASVDEKGNISAHILHTASLALLNDDDSTIIEFVDLENREGLPAHLLPFIRPFMKTATGLAITTGKQVLGILWGVSAFRLNREERKELTERLSSVHKAISTILEVENSAGSEPRDIARTIENIDIYSRYEKVFSIDIPYSTCPPRTVVGYSYRYACKFRTDTNFVIPTRKGFAVSLKRYLPEKPANKNTILLMIPGFFCNRGLMSILAREMAFRYRYTTFTMDLRGRSKCTMPESSREDWNVDDYIMEDFPITLDWLKTQYPNARFVIIGHSMGGMIPRFYTGSYKKILEQQLPGPFPDPFQLIKGVITITSPTYVNVESRLPGFNLLKGLIRTLGKNFVAEAIIRTTSAALSTAVPTISLNQLFQFLHSLTGVKGLTFTLGKKLLTLRDFVGYRQITSPEWYLTLEDIFCKESLMSITQFLKAQIEGVGFYSFDKKINYTEDQINFSLPLFTIVGEEDTIAPPDTVIAGNDLVVSENRKIRSYPQGHLGIIIHPPTVQQIATDALDWIKTL; this is encoded by the coding sequence ATGGATAAAAAAAACTTACTTCTTTCGGAAACAAAATTCCTTCCCGAAGAGGAGGAAATATACCTCAATTCTCCCCGACAAGATACTATCAACTTTATAAAAGCTCTCTGGCATGCTTTTACCAATTTATTAGCCAGGGTGCAATCTGTTGATGGAAAATACTATTATACTTATACACTTTTTGAATTATTTTCCGGACGGAATCTCCAAATTGTATCTCTTGTAAACAGGCGGGCCATGCTTAGAATGGCAAAGGGAAATACACCCGGCTATTTAAAACAAGTATTAGATACTGCTCAGAAAGCCTCTGTTGATGAAAAAGGGAATATTTCTGCTCATATTCTGCATACGGCCAGTCTTGCTTTATTAAATGATGATGATTCAACTATAATTGAATTTGTAGATCTGGAAAATAGAGAAGGTCTTCCCGCACACCTTTTACCTTTCATACGTCCTTTTATGAAAACAGCTACCGGACTTGCCATCACCACCGGTAAGCAGGTTCTCGGCATTCTTTGGGGAGTTTCCGCATTTCGCCTGAATCGCGAAGAAAGAAAAGAATTAACCGAAAGATTAAGTTCTGTCCATAAAGCTATTTCAACTATTCTCGAAGTAGAAAACAGTGCAGGCTCCGAACCCCGTGATATAGCCAGAACCATTGAAAACATTGATATTTATTCCCGATACGAAAAAGTATTTTCTATTGATATACCCTATTCCACCTGTCCACCAAGAACCGTTGTTGGATACTCGTATCGCTACGCCTGTAAGTTTCGTACGGATACAAATTTTGTAATACCCACGCGAAAAGGTTTCGCTGTTAGCCTCAAGCGCTATTTGCCGGAAAAGCCTGCGAATAAAAACACCATCCTTTTAATGATACCGGGTTTTTTCTGTAACCGGGGCTTAATGAGCATTCTTGCCCGTGAGATGGCTTTTCGATATCGTTACACTACATTTACTATGGATTTAAGAGGCCGCTCTAAATGCACTATGCCGGAGTCATCACGGGAGGACTGGAATGTCGATGACTATATAATGGAAGACTTTCCGATTACCCTGGACTGGCTTAAAACCCAGTATCCCAATGCTCGTTTTGTAATTATCGGACATAGCATGGGAGGGATGATTCCTCGATTCTATACAGGTTCCTATAAAAAAATATTAGAGCAACAACTTCCGGGACCTTTCCCGGATCCTTTTCAACTAATTAAAGGCGTTATTACCATTACCTCTCCAACCTATGTAAATGTGGAGTCAAGGCTACCGGGTTTTAATTTACTAAAAGGTTTAATTCGCACTCTGGGCAAAAACTTTGTAGCAGAAGCTATCATCAGAACCACCTCGGCTGCACTCTCTACGGCTGTACCTACTATCAGTTTAAATCAACTATTTCAATTTTTACATAGCCTTACCGGGGTGAAAGGTTTAACTTTTACACTCGGAAAAAAACTTCTAACCTTAAGAGACTTCGTAGGCTACAGGCAAATAACTTCTCCGGAATGGTATCTTACCCTCGAAGATATATTTTGTAAAGAATCCTTGATGAGTATAACTCAATTCTTAAAAGCCCAAATTGAAGGTGTGGGATTTTATTCTTTCGATAAAAAAATTAATTATACCGAAGACCAGATTAACTTCTCCTTACCTCTATTTACTATAGTAGGTGAAGAAGATACGATTGCACCTCCTGACACAGTAATAGCCGGGAACGACCTGGTTGTATCTGAAAATAGAAAAATACGAAGCTATCCTCAGGGACATTTAGGAATCATTATTCACCCACCTACTGTTCAGCAAATCGCTACTGATGCTTTAGATTGGATAAAAACCTTATAA
- a CDS encoding type II toxin-antitoxin system VapB family antitoxin, with protein MKRKNLVLDEELLEKALQLSSHKTYSATVNEALEEFIRVHSLDGIIEFQGSGIWEGNLSSMRKDSKKKIGKDKGKKKK; from the coding sequence ATGAAACGAAAAAATCTGGTATTAGATGAAGAACTTTTAGAAAAAGCTTTACAACTATCTTCTCATAAAACTTATTCAGCAACAGTGAATGAAGCACTGGAAGAATTTATTCGAGTTCACTCTCTGGATGGAATTATAGAATTTCAGGGTAGTGGCATCTGGGAAGGAAACCTGTCTTCTATGAGAAAAGATTCCAAGAAAAAAATAGGGAAAGATAAAGGAAAGAAAAAGAAATAA
- a CDS encoding PIN domain-containing protein — MVILDTSIWIEFFRFDTRLDLKTIVNLEDIHICPPIYMEVLQGIRDEKAFQKVKTYFKQFKMVESPLSEELIEEAIHIFRLCKRSGLPVRNSVDCIISACAKKHNLSILHIDRDYKYISQIFPIKEKSIK, encoded by the coding sequence ATGGTTATACTTGATACTTCTATCTGGATCGAATTTTTTCGTTTTGACACAAGGCTCGATCTTAAGACGATAGTCAACCTTGAAGATATCCACATCTGTCCTCCTATCTATATGGAAGTTTTACAGGGTATACGGGATGAAAAAGCTTTCCAAAAAGTGAAGACCTACTTCAAACAATTTAAAATGGTTGAGTCACCTTTGAGTGAGGAACTTATAGAGGAAGCAATCCACATTTTTAGACTATGTAAAAGAAGCGGTTTACCGGTAAGAAACTCTGTTGATTGTATCATTTCTGCCTGTGCCAAAAAACATAACCTGAGTATTTTACATATAGATAGAGATTATAAGTATATATCACAAATTTTTCCAATAAAAGAGAAGTCAATCAAGTAA
- the asnS gene encoding asparagine--tRNA ligase, protein MDYTKIGLYNLKEVSGKEVELEGWLQGKRGSNHVQFLQVRNSGKIIQVVVEKESGEDLFVKCKNLKQETSIRIRGKLQESAKSPIGFEILLSELEIIGESDNYPITPKEHGVDFLHTNRHLWLRSKRQLAILQVRNELSFAIRKFFYDNHFVLIDTPILTGSIGESAGTLFETKYFDLGNAYLAQTGQLYLETAIFAHNNVYCFGPTFRAEKSKTRRHLTEFWMLEAEMAFTGNEESIAFQDQFVRTVIRDTLERSGHNLQVLETNIDKLLSYIEKPFKQISYREAIELLQSKGEQISFGEDINAEREAIITSHYQTAVFIKNYPRSIKAFYMKQNPDDSETVLCADLIAPDGVGEIIGGSEREESYDKIIEKLKDEKLPIDSYDWYLDLRKYGSVPHAGFGLGLERLLAWICGLPHVRECIPYPRMMERLNP, encoded by the coding sequence ATGGACTATACAAAGATAGGTTTATACAATCTCAAAGAAGTTTCGGGAAAAGAAGTTGAATTAGAAGGCTGGCTACAGGGTAAAAGAGGAAGTAATCATGTACAATTTCTTCAGGTCAGGAATTCAGGGAAAATCATCCAGGTAGTAGTCGAAAAGGAATCCGGAGAGGACTTGTTTGTAAAGTGTAAAAACTTAAAACAGGAAACATCGATTCGTATCCGGGGTAAATTACAGGAATCAGCTAAATCTCCAATCGGTTTTGAGATTTTATTATCTGAGCTTGAAATCATCGGAGAATCAGATAATTATCCCATAACCCCCAAAGAACACGGGGTTGATTTTTTACATACCAACCGTCACCTCTGGCTTCGTTCTAAACGACAACTTGCCATCCTTCAAGTTCGAAATGAACTTTCTTTTGCCATTCGAAAATTTTTTTATGACAATCATTTTGTTCTAATCGATACACCTATCTTAACCGGTTCTATAGGGGAAAGCGCCGGCACTCTTTTTGAGACAAAATACTTTGATTTAGGAAATGCCTATCTTGCTCAGACGGGACAATTATATTTGGAAACTGCAATATTCGCACACAATAATGTATACTGCTTCGGTCCAACTTTTCGAGCAGAAAAAAGTAAAACCAGAAGACATCTCACCGAATTCTGGATGTTAGAAGCAGAAATGGCTTTTACCGGTAACGAAGAAAGTATTGCATTTCAGGACCAATTTGTTCGTACTGTTATTCGTGATACCCTTGAACGTTCAGGACACAATTTACAGGTATTGGAAACTAATATTGATAAACTATTAAGTTATATAGAAAAACCTTTTAAACAAATTTCATACCGTGAAGCCATTGAACTCCTTCAGTCCAAAGGAGAACAAATTTCGTTTGGTGAAGATATAAATGCCGAACGAGAAGCGATTATAACCTCACACTATCAAACAGCTGTTTTTATTAAAAATTATCCGAGAAGCATTAAAGCTTTTTACATGAAACAAAACCCGGATGACTCGGAAACCGTTTTATGTGCAGATTTAATCGCTCCGGACGGAGTAGGTGAAATTATAGGCGGCTCTGAACGGGAAGAAAGTTATGATAAAATTATAGAAAAATTAAAGGATGAAAAATTACCTATAGATTCTTATGACTGGTATTTGGATCTAAGAAAATATGGCTCTGTCCCTCATGCAGGCTTCGGACTGGGACTGGAAAGACTTCTTGCCTGGATCTGCGGATTGCCGCACGTTCGTGAATGTATACCCTACCCAAGAATGATGGAGCGTTTAAATCCTTAG
- a CDS encoding adenylate/guanylate cyclase domain-containing protein: MELQGNKKLAYKLSFLIIFITLGSNIFVVSFLNSFYVPILNDPFYNAVKEHMKQDTRHLYFSGLLSILSFSVPSLLVTLYSIPVIKGIKQPNERLLFEKAKTRTANIPFMLSLLITTGWGIGFIQAFLDHYISGIQFTSWLVLRYVLFVGIFTSLCFSISYYQLDFISRKYLFPFYFPDNKISGQKGVIHLSIYSKFIILVSSVCLLPIFMFFNILVSKVSESILSEIIGSISIIILFICVLAYSIGFLVAYSFKTPLTIMKEAAFRIKQGDFEVQIPVRSVDETGILAESMNEMVEGLKEKEYIKDVFGKAVDYRVRDYLLKGNLNLGGQIREAAILFTDIRGFTSFSEKRQPEEVVMLLNRFFEKMDVCITKNNGMINKFIGDAILAIFNIPMEINNYTDAAFTTAKDMLKELEFLNTQLEIEGLESIQIGIGIHTGEVLAGNIGSKNRMEYTVIGDAVNLASRLEGMSKTLESPLIISETAYGQLLKKDGLKHLGEITVKGRKESLNVYGI; this comes from the coding sequence ATGGAATTGCAGGGTAATAAGAAACTGGCATACAAACTTTCTTTTTTAATTATTTTCATAACCTTAGGCTCCAATATATTTGTTGTCTCGTTTTTAAATTCATTCTATGTACCTATATTAAATGATCCTTTTTACAATGCAGTTAAGGAACACATGAAACAGGATACCCGGCACTTATACTTTTCAGGTTTATTATCGATTCTCAGTTTTAGTGTTCCCAGTTTACTGGTTACACTTTATTCGATTCCTGTAATAAAAGGAATCAAACAGCCGAATGAAAGACTTCTTTTTGAAAAAGCGAAAACTCGAACTGCCAATATCCCTTTCATGCTGAGCTTATTAATCACTACAGGCTGGGGAATCGGTTTTATTCAAGCTTTTCTGGATCACTATATTTCAGGAATACAATTTACTTCCTGGCTTGTTCTTCGATACGTTCTCTTTGTTGGTATTTTTACAAGCCTTTGTTTCTCGATTAGTTATTATCAACTTGATTTTATCAGTCGAAAATATCTTTTTCCGTTCTATTTTCCTGATAATAAAATAAGCGGACAGAAAGGTGTTATTCATCTTTCCATATATAGTAAATTTATAATACTTGTATCTTCCGTTTGCCTTCTTCCTATTTTTATGTTTTTTAATATTTTAGTCAGCAAGGTATCAGAATCTATACTTTCCGAAATCATAGGTTCTATCAGCATTATTATTCTCTTTATCTGCGTTTTAGCCTATTCCATAGGTTTTTTGGTTGCCTATTCTTTTAAAACTCCGCTTACTATAATGAAAGAAGCTGCTTTTCGGATTAAACAGGGAGATTTTGAAGTGCAAATCCCGGTTCGTTCCGTGGATGAAACGGGTATATTAGCTGAATCTATGAATGAAATGGTAGAAGGTTTAAAAGAAAAAGAATATATAAAAGATGTATTTGGAAAAGCTGTAGATTATCGGGTTCGGGATTATCTTTTAAAAGGTAATTTAAACCTCGGAGGACAGATAAGAGAAGCAGCCATCTTATTTACGGATATTCGAGGTTTTACCTCCTTCTCAGAGAAAAGGCAGCCCGAAGAAGTCGTTATGCTTTTAAATCGTTTTTTTGAAAAAATGGATGTCTGTATTACTAAAAATAATGGCATGATAAACAAATTCATAGGAGATGCTATTCTTGCAATATTCAATATTCCTATGGAAATAAATAATTATACCGATGCAGCCTTTACTACAGCAAAAGACATGTTAAAAGAATTGGAGTTTCTGAATACTCAGTTAGAAATAGAAGGTTTGGAATCTATCCAAATCGGTATTGGCATTCACACCGGTGAAGTCTTAGCAGGTAATATAGGTTCCAAAAATAGGATGGAGTATACGGTAATAGGTGATGCCGTAAATTTGGCTTCTCGCCTGGAGGGTATGTCAAAAACATTAGAATCACCTCTCATTATTTCAGAAACTGCTTACGGACAATTACTAAAAAAAGATGGGCTAAAGCATCTGGGTGAAATTACAGTAAAAGGTAGAAAAGAAAGTTTAAATGTATACGGGATATAA